In the Bacillus sp. SM2101 genome, TAGTTTCTAAGGAATACTTTGTCATTAAAAACTGCACCTCCGTTGTTAGTTTTGTCTAACAATTGGGGTGCAGTTCAGAACTAAGCCGATCCACTGAGGGAATCGTTATTGTAAGGCCGTCGGTGTTACAGCACCTTCGGTCTTTCTTATTGTATGCAGTAATAGCTTGTCTATGATTAGAATATCATAATTATTGGGAAATGTAAAAATTGTGGGAGATATTTAATCTTCTTTTCAGCGGCACCATTTTTTAACTACACTTTAATTTTTTCGTACTTAGAACAAAGTTTATGTATATAAATGAATATCATATTCAAATCTAGTTTACATAATAGCAACTATAGGAATCAATATATTAGTTCCAGTTCTTCAGAAATGAAAAATTGGAACTAATATTATCTTACATAATGAGAAATCTATTTTGAGGTATATCATAGTTTAGCACTCATTACCCCCATTAGGTGTGATAGACAAAGCAATTGGGTTCTCTCCGACAGGTACCGTGGCAATTACCTGATGAGTTTTCACATCTATGACAGATACAATCCCATTATTTGGGGAAGACCGAGTATTTACGACATAAGCCAATTTACCATCGGGCGTGAAGGCTACAACCATTGAGTTCTCTCCCACAGGCAGCGTGGTAATCACCTGATGAGTTTTCACATCTATGACTGACACAGTCTCGTTATTTGGGGAACATCCATTATTTACGACATAAGCCAGTTTGCTATCGGGCGTGAAGGACACATTAAGTGAGTCCTCTCCCACTGGTACCGTAGCAATTAGCTGATGAGTTTTCACATCTATGACAGAAACAGTCCCGTTATTTGGACAAAATCCGGAATTTACGACATAAGACAATTTACCATCGGACGTGAAGGACACATCACGTGAAAACTCTCCGACAGGTACCGTAGCAATCACCTGATGAGTTTTCACATCTATGACAGAAACAGTCCCGTTATTTGGGAAAAATCCATTATTTAAGACATAAGCCAATTTGCTATCGGGCGTGAAGGACACATCACGTGAGTCCTCTCCGACTGGTACCGTAGCAATTAACTGATGAGTTTTCACATCTATGACAGAAACAGTCCCGTTATTTGGGAAAATTCTGGTATTTACGACATAAGCCAATTTACCATCGGACGTGAAGGACACATCAAGTGAGTCCCCTTCCACAGGCACCGTGGCAATCACCTGATGAGTTTTTACATCTATGACAGACACACTCCCGTTATTTTGGGAAAACCCATTATTTAAGACATAAGCCAATTTGCCATCGGGCGTGAAGGATAAAGTACGTGAGTCATCTCCCACTGGTACCGTAGCAATCACCTGATGAGTTTTCACATCTATAACTGAAACAGTCCCATTATTTGGGGGAAATAGATTATTTAAGACATAAGCCAATTTGCCATTGGGTGTGAAGGATAT is a window encoding:
- a CDS encoding cytochrome D1 domain-containing protein codes for the protein MVTAYVVNNGFGSNNGTVSVIDVKTHQVIATVPVGQNSFAISFTPNGKLAYVLNNLFPPNNGTVSVIDVKTHQVIATVPVGDDSRTLSFTPDGKLAYVLNNGFSQNNGSVSVIDVKTHQVIATVPVEGDSLDVSFTSDGKLAYVVNTRIFPNNGTVSVIDVKTHQLIATVPVGEDSRDVSFTPDSKLAYVLNNGFFPNNGTVSVIDVKTHQVIATVPVGEFSRDVSFTSDGKLSYVVNSGFCPNNGTVSVIDVKTHQLIATVPVGEDSLNVSFTPDSKLAYVVNNGCSPNNETVSVIDVKTHQVITTLPVGENSMVVAFTPDGKLAYVVNTRSSPNNGIVSVIDVKTHQVIATVPVGENPIALSITPNGGNEC